A region from the Aegilops tauschii subsp. strangulata cultivar AL8/78 chromosome 5, Aet v6.0, whole genome shotgun sequence genome encodes:
- the LOC109737984 gene encoding scarecrow-like protein 3, whose protein sequence is MFQQQQPPPQPQPQPQRQQQQEDVMSSATSSPASTLYSPTPYAFAGTSVQELSSDQCSVRLISLLYQCASEVAAGEFDRANLCLEHIMQLASLDAPHTLQRLAAVFADALACKLLKLLPGLSRALLSSSSSDDAHLVPAARRHMFDMLPFLKLAYLTTNHAILEAMEGERFVHVVDLSGPAANPAQWIALFHAFRGRRDGTPNLRITAVHESKEFLAGMSAVLVREAEAFDIPFQFNAVEARLEDMDFDALRHNLRVRSGEALAVSVALQLHRLLAADDTGGKRQGGLTPLQIIARSSPSSFGELLERELNTRLQLSPDASAFSSMSPQSPIGGHFPAGGQQRPKIGSFLSAVKALSPKIMVVTEQEANHNGAAFHERFDEALNYYASLFDCLERAAAAQRGSAAAERARVERSVLGEEIRSIVACEGGERKERHERARQWAGRMEAAGMERVGLSYSGAMEARKLLQRSGWGGYEVRHDAEGHCFFLCWHKKPLYAVTAWRPAGYHHSGGARSR, encoded by the coding sequence AtgttccagcagcagcagccgccgccgcagccgcagccgcagccgcagcgccagcagcagcaggaggacgTGATGTCGTCGGCGACGTCGTCGCCGGCGTCCACGCTGTACTCTCCCACGCCGTACGCTTTCGCGGGGACGTCGGTGCAGGAGCTGAGCTCGGACCAGTGCAGCGTGCGCCTCATCAGCCTGCTGTACCAGTGCGCCTCCGAGGTGGCCGCCGGCGAGTTCGACCGCGCTAACCTCTGCCTGGAGCACATCATGCAGCTCGCGTCGCTGGACGCGCCTCACACGCTtcagcgcctcgccgccgtctTCGCGGACGCGCTGGCCTGCAAGCTGCTCAAGCTCCTGCCGGGGCTCTCGCGGGCGCTCCTGTCGTCGTCGAGCTCCGACGACGCCCACCTCGTCCCGGCCGCGCGCCGCCACATGTTCGACATGCTCCCGTTCCTCAAGCTCGCGTACCTGACCACCAACCACGCCATCCTCGAGGCCATGGAGGGCGAGCGGTTCGTCCACGTCGTCGACCTCTCCGGCCCTGCCGCCAACCCCGCGCAGTGGATCGCGCTGTTCCACGcgttccgcggccggcgcgacgGCACGCCAAATCTCCGCATCACCGCCGTCCATGAGAGCAAGGAGTTCCTGGCTGGCATGTCCGCCGTGCTCGTCAGGGAGGCCGAGGCGTTCGACATCCCGTTCCAGTTCAACGCCGTGGAAGCGAGGCTCGAGGACATGGACTTCGACGCGCTCCGACACAACCTCCGCGTCAGGTCCGGCGAGGCGCTCGCGGTGAGCGTGGCGCTGCAGCTGCACCGCCTCCTCGCGGCCGACGACACCGGAGGCAAGCGGCAGGGCGGCCTCACCCCGCTCCAGATCATCGCGCGGTCCAGCCCGAGCAGCTTCGGGGAGCTCCTGGAGCGGGAACTGAACACGCGGCTACAGCTGAGCCCCGACGCGTCCGCGTTCTCCTCCATGTCGCCGCAGTCCCCGATAGGCGGCCACTTCCCCGCGGGAGGGCAGCAGAGGCCCAAGATCGGGTCCTTCCTGTCGGCGGTGAAGGCGCTGTCTCCCAAGATCATGGTGGTGACGGAGCAGGAGGCGAACCACAACGGGGCGGCGTTCCACGAGAGGTTCGACGAGGCGCTCAACTACTACGCGTCGCTGTTCGACTGCCTggagcgcgcggcggcggcgcagcggggcagcgcggcggcggagcgggcgcgGGTGGAGCGGTCGGTGCTGGGGGAGGAGATCAGGAGCATCGTGGCGTGCGAGGGCGGGGAGCGGAAGGAGCGGCACGAGCGGGCGCGGCAGTGGGCGGGGAGGATGGAGGCGGCGGGGATGGAGCGGGTGGGGCTGAGCTACAGCGGCGCCATGGAGGCGAGGAAGCTGCTGCAGAGGAGCGGGTGGGGCGGGTACGAGGTGAGGCACGACGCCGAGGGGCACTGCTTCTTCCTCTGCTGGCACAAGAAGCCGCTGTACGCCGTCACCGCGTGGAGGCCGGCGGGGTACCACCACTCCGGCGGCGCCAGGTCCAGGTGA